aataatgataaaatattagCAAAGGTCAAACATGATAGCACAGGGCATGCAACTCAGCATCCAAGAAAAAATGCATACCTCTGGCAAGGGCTCTCACAATTTCAAGATTGAGGGATGTCACCTGAATTAAAACAGATAAAAAATAGCAATTTATAGATGTATAATTAGAAACGTGAATATTGATATAAATATCCAGCCACAGAGTAATTCATATGCTCATATATTCTTGATTAAAGAAAATCAGTAGAAAGCAAATGTTGTATCTGTGTATTTCAATGACAACCAATATGGACTATTAAATGCATAAGCTTTTGAGAGTAGCCACTTAACATATATCTGAAAGAACCTACTATCAAAGTTGTCTTGGTCCAATGTGAAAAAACTCAAATGTTACCCATATTATGAGGAACAGATGAAAGTTGGTAGAAGTAACTTTCCTATGGTCTGAGAATCTCACCTTTCACCTTAAGATCGTACCTCTACTAACTTTCTTCAGTCTTTACTAATCAATTTCACAACTCAATCAAAACTCAAAGCTTGATCTCAACCAGGGCTCTCATTGAACAGGTGAAGCATGACATGAATATTTCTAGCAGTCCCACTCATTCAGTTGAGCTATAATATCTAGCTAGTACACAAGGGGAATTGGGTGGGGGTGAGAAGGGGGCTTCCGATAGACTTTTTGAACATCTCTTATGAATGCATTTGTTCCATGTTGGCCAACAGTGGACAGGAACTAAACAGAGCATCATATATGATTCAGATTATTTGATGTTATCttataataaaaattacaaatattagaaaatgataaaattaGCTCAATTAGTTAACACTAAGAGGTGAAGAAAAAGATGAATCTTACTGAGATTCGTGTAGCCACAAAACCTGCCTTAACGAGCGGAAGATGTAATCCACCTTTATGCACACCAGATGTACTTGCTTGAAAGTGCCCAAATGACcctaaaaaagtttttaaaaaaattaacaccgCGCAAATACAAAATTCTGAAAAATGCATGCAGAAAAGAATTTGAATTTTCAAGCACTAGGCTTTAAACCTAGATGGTGAAACATTACTGAAAATTTTCATGTTTTCATCATCTACTGAAGCTGAAGGTGAATGAAGCAAGTCATCACTCTTAGCGTGATAGAGAATATAGAAGGGAGCAAAAGCTTCAAAGGATTGATTATTGGGATGTGAAAGTGAAAATCCCATTTGTACCCAAGATTAAGGAGGCTTTATTCTGATACTCAAAATGGCTTTGTATAACTAGTCAAAGTTTTGATCTACCAAATCTTCGAATCACATTGCACAGAGTGACCAAACAGAAGCAAATCTACCACCCTCGTGATTCAATTGCAAATTTTGCTCGACTAGAAAGGAGGTTCACAGGACACTGTGAAGAACCTACAGATCCTGCTCACTATTGCTACTGAAAAGAAGAAAGTGCTAGAGATTATATTCAAAGGTTTTATTTGGAGGTTTGGTAATGTCTGATGTACTTTCAAAAGTTTTCCTGACTGTTGGTATGGCCTAAGTTAACAACATCAATTTGTATTTGAAATTCAAAGAATAGATTATTGGGATGTGAAAATCCCATTTGCACCCAAGATTAAGAAGGCTTCTATTCTCCACAACCTTCGACCTTTGACAATGGCACTCTATGAAGTATCCACTGATCTAATTGAGAGCTTAGTATGTTCCGATACTCAAAATGGTTTTGTAACTAGTCAATGTTTTGATCAACCAAGCTTTTCAGATCATTTTGCACAGAGTGACGAAACAGCAGCATCTTGACCACCCTCATGATTCAATAGCGAGTTTTGCTCGATTAGAAAGGAGGTTCACAAAACACTTTGAAGAACCTACAGATCTTGAACACTATTGCTACTGAAAAGAAGAAAGTGCCAGAGATTAGATTCAAAGATTTTATTTGGAGGTCTGGATAATGCCCGATGTACTTTCAAAAGTTTTCTGACTATTGTCATGGCCTAAGCTAACAACATCAATTTGACTTTGAAATTCACCACAAGTCACTCTATAAAGGCCTCATTGGTTTAATCAGGCAAAAACTACAATAAAGGTGGAGAAAAGAGAAACTAGGTGCTATTAAAGCATCCATAAAGAGCCTTGAAAGGAGTACTTGTGTACTTGAAGGAAGGAACATGCTTCCAATTCTGCCAGAGCACAAGAACATAAGAATTGTCGATACTATCGAGATTGTGGCcacaaaaaaaaagaatattgaAAACTGAGAGAGAGGAAATAAAAAAGCTGATCAAAAGAGGTCACTTGAAGAATGTTGTAGCCAAACCCAAGGAGGAATCTGAATCCTCAGATCCATTGAGAGGACATGTCAATATCATGAAGAATTTTGTAGCCAAACATAAAGAGCTTGATAATGATTAAATCTACCATGGAAGGCTCAGACAGGAGGAGCCACACCATCCGTAACCTTTCAAACTAGTCATAGTAAGACATCTCAACTCAGATAAGTTCTAACAAGACTTGAGCCACCTCGGACCAAAAGATACTACCCTTGGGCAAATTTCCAAGTATCAGCCTACCTCAAACTGAACCACAAGTCACATCGAAACACCTCAACAAAGATCGAGCCCAATTTCTAGTCTAGAACAAACTATAGCAGTCTTAACTGAATCTAACCAAGTCATTGATCTCATAGCATTCTCTAATTGTATTCTTACAACTACGTGCCCACATTGTAGTTCAAGCTTGATTACTATTAAACTGATAAAATTTGAAGATTACAGTTAATTGTTGTGTCCCTACCATAAAATATTGACGTTGTCTATGGGAACATATACTTAGGCATGGAATCAAGGAAAGAGGATAATAGACAAGGAGCAGATCCACTGAAAGCCCCAAGAAAAAGAACACACCAAAAATCAAGACAGAAAGATGAAAATAATCCCTTCTCCTCAGTAAGGAAAAGGAAAGTGTTTGAAATGGAAAGGTGATGGCAACATGGTCCAATCAGAAAAGATATGGAAAATTGTAAAAAAGAAAATGCAAGTGATGCACAGATACATCAATCCCAGCAGTGAACAATACAAGGGGAAGAGAAATGAGCAAGAGAAGAGAAGACCGAGGCTATCAAGATCAAGAACTGTGATGGAAGAATACAAAAGGTAGCTATGAGTCTGAGGACAAGTCTCATCCATCTTAAGTGATGGAGAATGTTCATTCCACACTCAGAGTTCATCTAGGGGCAAGGAGCCTATCCATGAAAAGCAGTCTAAGCCAATGGAAACACGCACCAGACCAAAGATTTGGACTCCCTTCACCTTCGACCTCCAGGAGAACCAATCCTGAGAGGATTCTAGGTGCTCAGTATGGACACCTAACAATGGATGAGTGCCCATCAGAGCACATACAGGCTTTTAATGCACAAATATCCTCATACTTAGTTTGGGTGCCCTCATCTACCAAGTCTTCCCAGCAAACCTTTGAGAAGTAGCACACTGGTGGTCTTACATATTCCACTCAACAATATCGACCTCTACAAGCTGCGCATTGCAGTCCCAACAACCCTCAGCGTGGTAGCACATTGTAGTCCGAGACTAATTATTGATAAAATTTCACAGGCAATTACTATCAGTTGTGTCCTGACCATATCAATTACTTATCATTTCTCTCCTAATACAAAACTGAGATTTTTCTATCCAAAATGCCAATTGACAATCTATCAGCTACATTAACACAAATAATGGGGATCTTCCAACTAACCTGCTCCATGGACAACAATGAAATTGCTAACCAAATCCAATGCTCGGCCATCTTTAAACTCTTCCGCCAAGGAAACGGCTGCATATCCCATCTGCGTGCTCCAGTCCATGGAAGGAACACTTCCCGGTGAAGAATTCGTGGAACCGGCCATTGCTTCCCTCAGTTGAGCGCACACCGACTTCAGAGTCTCCATGTTTATGCTCTCCAGCTCATTCTTACAAGTGATCGCAGCACCACCTACAAAGGAAAGTTAGAAACGAAGTAAAAGGGGGCTAAAAATCTAAAAAACGAGATTACAGAAAGATCTATACCGAGCTTTACGATGCATCGAAGAGGGGATTTGCAGCCTCGCTGGATCTGATCGGAAGGAAACGGCGCAGTTgcgatcttcttctcttcgtctCCCATAACTTCCCTGAAGTTTGCGGAGATCGAAGACGAAGATTGTTCTACTGCTTCGTATGGGAAGGGAATctaatttttgaaatgcccctccAAGTTTAGCAGAATTCTTAAAagcattaatatttttaatatcaaaataCTTTTTAGTAATTTTATTTTACTATTATAAGACTAATAAGCAAGTGACttggataataatttaaaaatataaaagaatcaATCTTAAGGATgggtattttgaaaataaaattaaaaaaaattataaatgttAATATTAATGCAATCTCCTTAATAAAGGtaaaatactattatgaagttaTCCCTCTTAATGTTTGAtggaaaattattattaataacttTAGTTATCTAATTAAGATTATATTATTTAATCTTATTTGATTCAAGTAATAAATGATTCCTAATTAATATATCATGCTCGACACATTATCAAATGAGGGATATAATCCGGAATGTAATTACCTTGAAGTTTAAGATTTTATGTGattctaaattaataaaaatatatataatattttttccaaattcatataatcaagattatatatgataacttgaatGAAACATAATATACAATTCAAGATAATAACATTCCAAATTATATCTGTCATTTGTTGACGTGATGGGCATACTCTATTATCTAAGAATTATTCATTACTTAAATTAAATAAGATTAAATAACATAACGTTAATTGATAATTAAGATTATCAATAATAACCGTCAATCAAATATACCATTATAGTCTAAACGAGTCATATGTTTTAAGACTTTACGGAAGGTTTGAACCATGGACTACAATTTTGACTCTCCTCTATCCTCTCTTACCACCCGCTCAGACCTTGGGTCACCAGATTATCTATAATAGCATATTCAATTACTCACCTTGGCATTTTGAGGTACGTCCTTGTAAGCTTCTCCCAATAGAAATACCCACTTGTAATGCGCTAGGGTATCCTTGAGTGTGAACATATCCTTAATACGGTTTGATCCTCTTCGGAGATATGTTCGATCAAGTTTGACAAAAGATCATCCTAATTATTGCAAGGCCGTAAGTCGATCAACTTCCGTAGATATATGTTCTGTAGCACACAATGATTAACTTCCACAAAAATATCTCATCATCTTGTACTCGACGTGCATTGGTTCGTTGCAAAAGCTTCTTTAGCCCCGCCCATAGAGACACTAAAACTTCACCTTCATAAAGATTCTAGAATCCATTTCCTTGCTTCTTAAATCCCCTCTTTGATGGAGATTTATTTGTTATGGTCGATTTCCTCCATGAAAATTATACTACAACACGATATTTGTTCCTTGTGGCATCGCAATTTGATAGAAGATAGAAGGACACACGACAATAAGCAAGTCGGCTACCTCTAACCATGATTTCTTTTCCCGAAGATAGAAGATTCTCATACTAGCACTAATCATTCAAAATACAtagacatgatttttttttttttcttgtcaaaATCATTGAGGCGATCTAGATTGATATGCATTAAGAAAATGATCTAAATATCACAGGCAAATCACAGATATCGAATAAACAAGACATCTAGAATTAAGGAATCCTCTAAGACAATTACTTGGCAAAGAAGCAAACAATGTCAGGAACTGTACAAGAACTGTTGTACAATAACTTCCTCTGAAAATGTCATCAACTAGTGAAGCTGTAAACTCAGGCATCGAAGGGGAGAGGCAGTGTGGAATAAGAAACATGGTTTAAGCCGCCTGAGATTCCAAAAACCTTACAATACACTCAGAATGAGCTGGTGATGCTTGGACAATTCGCCAACATGATAAAGTTTCAACAAAGGTACAAGTCCGttgatcaaaagaaaaaaaactgaGCTTCTGAACAAGCAAATTCAAAATATCTAGACGTGAATGAAGTAATTTAGGTAATGACACCGCCTGCATGATGTTGCCAACCATCCTTGCAGCCGATCTCACAACCCATGGCGCAAATGCTTAGACCAGGTTTAGTGCTCAAAAGCTCCTCAGGTGCATCTTTGCCTTCCGAGAAGAACCTTGTTTTCCCTACACCCAACCATCGGAGACCACAAAAGAACGGATGACTGACCATTCTTGACACATTAGCAGACAATCTGCAGCAGTTGAACAAATCAAGCTTTCTGAGTGATCTTTTTCCTCTAGTTCTTTCAGGTGAACCTAATGCAGATAGAGATGCGTCGCTGATAAAAAAGCAGTTCCTGATACACAGATTACTGATTTCTGTACAAGCTTCTGCGAC
This region of Zingiber officinale cultivar Zhangliang chromosome 9A, Zo_v1.1, whole genome shotgun sequence genomic DNA includes:
- the LOC122020163 gene encoding isopentenyl phosphate kinase-like isoform X2; amino-acid sequence: MGDEEKKIATAPFPSDQIQRGCKSPLRCIVKLGGAAITCKNELESINMETLKSVCAQLREAMAGSTNSSPGSVPSMDWSTQMGYAAVSLAEEFKDGRALDLVSNFIVVHGAGSFGHFQASTSGVHKGGLHLPLVKAGFVATRISVTSLNLEIVRALAREGIPSVGMPPFSCGWSTNGRNVASADVSHVIKAVDSGFVPILHGDAVLDELLDCTILSGDVIIRHLSHELMPNYVVFLTDVLGVYDRPPTDPDAILLRKIGTYFKTHIVKIAMLEGFSGASPSAPS